Genomic window (Candidatus Binatia bacterium):
CTGTCGCCATAGGCCTCATCCTTACTTTGGTCGCGTGCGCACCCGAGATGCGCTACCGCGTCCTCAGCACCGTCGTCGACGGCCTACCGTCGTATGAGGAATGGCTCAACCCGAAGCCGGAGGAGCGGGAGAAACCGCCAGTCGAGGAGGTGCATTATCGACAGGTGGAAGCGGTCCGCAAGTTGGTGAAGCAGCCGAGCCTCCAACAGTTGTTCACGGGGGACCGGCCAGGGATCGAAAAGTTGAAGACCTGGGAAAAGGTGCTCGATGCACTGCCGAGCAGCAAGGCCGGCGGACCGGATTGGAGCGCCGCCTTGGCCAAGAAGGTCATCGCGCCGCTGACTTCTCTCCAGCCGGGGCAACCGGGCATGGAGGAGCTGCCGCTCGACGTCGCCCTGAAGGGACCAATGCCGGTGACCTTTCCGCATGCGCCGCATACGCGCTGGTTGGCGTGCGACAACTGCCACACGGGAATCTTCGAGATGGCGGCGGGTACGGCCGAGATGACCATGAAGGATATCACCGGCGGTAAGTACTGCGGCGTCTGTCATGGCAAGGTCGCGTTCGAGACGACGCGGTGCGCGCGCTGCCATACGGCGCTCGAGGAGTTGGCGCTCGACGTGGCGCTGAAGGGCGTGATGGAAGTGAAATTCCCCCACGCCCCGCACACACGCTGGCTGCCGTGCGAGAGTTGCCATACGAGCATCTTCCCCATGGCGGGCGGGCAGACGACGATCACCATGGCCGACATCTCCAAAGGCAAGTACTGCGGCATGTGCCACGGCACGCTCACGTTCGGTCCGAAGCAGTGCGCCCGCTGCCATATGAAGCGTGAAGAAATGGCGCTCGACGTCACGCTGAAGGGCGATATGGGCGTGAAGTTCCCGCACGCGCCGCACACGCGCTGGCTGCCGTGCGAGGGCTGCCATACCAAGATCTTCCCGATGGCGGGCGGGCAGACGACGATCACCATGGACGATATCTCCAAAGGCAAGTACTGCGGCCACTGTCACGGCAGCATCGCGTTCGGCACCACGGACTGCGCCCGCTGCCATATCAAGCGTGAGGAAATGGCGCTCGACGTCGCCTTGAAGGGCGATATGGGCGTGAAGTTTCCGCACGCGCCGCACACGCGCTGGCTGCCGTGCGAGAGCTGCCATACCAAGATCTTCCCGATGGCGGGCGGGCAGACGACGATCACCATGGCCGACTTCTCCAGAGGCAAGTACTGCGGCGCCTGTCACGGGCGTGTCGTGTTCGGCACCGCCGAGTGTGGGCGCTGCCATGAGCCGCGCGAGGAACTCGCTCTGGACGTCTCCCTGAAAGGGGTGATGCCAGTGACCTTCCCGCACGCGCCGCACACGCGCTGGCTGCCATGCGAAAGCTGCCACACCAAGATTTTTCCCATGGCGGCAGGGACCACTGAGATCACCATGGATGCCCTCTCGAAAGGGAAGTACTGCGGATCCTGTCACGGCACGCTGGCCTTCGCGCTCAGCGAATGTGCGCGTTGTCATCCGGAGATGGCACAATGAACGGACGCGCGCGCAGCATTGTTCGCCTGACGCTGGTTGTGCTCCTGATGGGGGGGGCTGTCCTCTGTCGAACAGACGTCGCGGTTGGGCAAGCCGTTCTTGGGGACGTGCCGCTGAAGCGCACGGGTACGGACAGCCCGGGCGGGAGGCCGACGGCGGTGTTCCCGCACTGGCGCCACCGCTTGTTTTTCACGTGTAACGTTTGTCATCCTGCGATCTTTCCGATGAAAGGCGGCGAGACGGCGGTTACCATGGACGACGTGCAGGAAGGAAGATTTTGCGGCCTATGCCACAACGGAAAAATCGCGTGGGGCGTGTCTATTTCGGCGTGCGCCCGCTGCCACACGCGGCAGTGACGGGAGCGGACCATGGGCCGCGCTACCGCCCATCCGTTGTCTGGTATCGCCGCATCGTTCTGGAAGCCGTCGCCGTGCTGTTCGGCGTGGTCGGACCGGCCGCGGCGCAGCTGCTGTCGATCGGCGGATTGGATGGGCAACTGGGTTTCACCACTACTTTCGAGAACCAGGACATCTCGCATCCGCAACAACATCAACACCTCGACCGCCTCTACCTCGAAGAGCGGGGCGGGGTCCGGACGCGTGGCTACTTCTACGATCCCGACCTGCTGCGCTTCACGGCAGGGGTTGAACTCGGGTGGTTTGAGGACCGTATGAACAACAAGACCGACGGCACCTCGACCAGCCTCTCGGGGGACGGCTCCCTGACCGGGTTCGATGCCGACGTGAATGTGCTCGGCGCCAAGCCCTACGGTTTCGATGTGTTCGGCAACCGCAGCGAGGGCTTCACTCGCCGTGACTTCGCCGGGCAGGTGAAGACGAACCTGGAGCGGTACGGCTTCACCTGGCGTCTCCAGAACCTGCCGCTGCCCTCATACGTGACCGTCGAACAGCAGGATATCCGCCAGCGCTTCACCCTGATCCCCGCCGGCGTGCAGCAAGATGAACGGCGCCGCATGGTGAGCTACTACGGCGAGCGTCGGAGTAGCACGAGCACGCTGACGGTGGACTACCACTTCGACGATGTGTTGGATCGTGTCCTGACGCAGGGTGCCTACCAGGTACATTCGGGTGGTGTCTTCCACCTGTGGCGGTTTGGCGACTATCTGGACGACAACCTGGCGTCGAGCGCGCAGGCGTACAGCCGAGTTGGAGATGCGTCGGGCACCACGATTTTCGAGCACGAGGAACTACAGCTGCGCCACTCGCGCTATTTGACATCCAATTACGGCTACACCTTTGCCATGTTCAATCAGTCCGGCAGCGGCACCACCATGAGCCACAACGGCTTTGCGAACCTCCAGCATCAGTTCTACGAGAGTCTGACATCTTCCGGGAACGTGAATGTTGGCTACACCGAACTGTCGCCAGGGCAGGATGTGACCTACGGCGGCGGGCTCGGCTTGGGATATAGAAAGCAGCTTCCGTCGGACGCCACCTTCTTCGCGAGCGTCGGGACAGGCTACCAGCTCGATGACCGGACGGTGCCGTCCGGGCAGCTGGCTGTCATCGACGAGCCGCATGCGTTTCCCGCGGAGGATGACTTCCTGCTGGTAAACTTGAATGTGATAGACTCGACGATCGTGGTGACGGATCCCGACAAGCGCGTGATTTACCAGCCCCAGGTCGATTACCTCATCGACAATTCCTCGCCCCCTTTTACCCGGATACGCAATCTTTATCCGTTGGGCCGTATTCCGGCTGGCGGAGCGGTGCTGGTCAGTTACAGCTTCAAGGTCAGCGGAGCCTTGAAGGTGGGGAGCCGGCCCATCAACCTCAGCGCCGGTCTCGATTTCAAATGGCTCTCGCTCTTCTACAGTGGTCAGCGCCTCCGCCAGGATGTGTTCACCGGCAGCGCCAGCGATATACTCGGGCCGGTCAACGCCGACACCCTGGGGGTCGAAACGCACTGGCGTTCCGACTTGGGGGAGGCGCGGCTGCTGAACGAGTACCTGACGTACGATGCCAATGACCTCAGCTACCGGGCCTTCAGTTTCACTCAGAGCGCGCTGGGAAACCCGCGCCGTTGGCTCACGGTCGGGCTGACCGGGACCGAGAGCTTCTATGACTTCAGTGTGCCGCGACGTAACCGGACGTTCTTTAGCGAGCGTGGTAGTGCCGGATGGCGATCGCAGTTCGGCGTAACTGTCGATGCGTTCGTAGGGTTCCACTATCAACGCCAGACGGCCGTGCCACTCAACCAACTCGTGGAATTCGGCACGCACGCGCGCTGGATCGCCGGCCTGTTCACCCTGAGCCTCGGTTACGACCACGCTGTGCAGGACATCGGCGCATTCAGTCGGGTGGGCGACTTGGTCCGCTTCGACGTGATTCGGCGGTTTTAGATGAGAAGCGTGCGGCAGAAGCGATTCGCCCACTGGGCAGGTGCGATGGGTGGTGCGGTTGGCGTCTGTACCCTGACGCTGTTCGCCGGGTGTGACCGTCTGCATCCACAACCGAACGCGGCGGCGTCGCGGCCGCACGTGGCCTGGCCGGCACCGCCCGAACGGGAGCGCATCGAGCTGGTGCAAATCTTCCGCGCCCCTTCGGAGATCGGCATCCAGCGTCCGTTCTGGCGCCGGCTCGGCGACCTGGTGACGGGTGGCCGGGAAGCGCACCTGGTGCGGCCTGCTGGCGTTGCCGCCGCCAATAATATGATCGCAGTGGCTGACGCGGGCGGGGGCGCCGTTCACCTCTACGATCTCGAACGCCACCGCTTCCATGCCTTGTCCGCCTGTGGCGAGGCCAGATTGCGTGAGCCGGTAGCCGTGGCGTTTCTCAACGACCGTCTCTACGTTGCTGATGCCGGCACGGCTCGCCTCGACGTGTTCGACCTCGAGGGTGAGTGTGCCGGAGGTTGGAAGCTCGACGAAGGATCGCGTCCGGCTGGACTGGTTGCCGATGCTGCGCGTGGCCGTCTCTACGTGGCGAACCCCAGCGCTCACCAGGTGCTCGCGTTCGATGCGACAGGTGCCGTCGTGGCGCGCATCGGACATCGCGGCACCGGACCAGGTGAGTTCAATTACCCGGGCTGGCTGGCGCTGGATGCGCGGGGCCGGCTGTACGTCACCGACGCATTGAACTTCCGCATTCAGATCTTTGAGCCGGACGGCACCCTGGTCTCCACCTTTGGTCATCTCGGTGACGGCACGGGAGACTTCGCGCGGCCCAAAGGTGTAGGGATTGACCGGGACGGACACATCTACGTGGTCGACGCGCTTTTCGATGCGGTACAGATATTCGATACGCACGGGAATTATTTGTTGGGGTTCGGCCGGCATGGGACGCGTGAAGGACAGTTCTGGTTGCCCTCAGGTCTGACCATTGATGGCGACCGCATCTATGTGGTCGATTCCTACAACCAGCGCGTGCAGGTATTCCGCTATCTCGGGGGCGGTGAATGAATTCGAGGGTGCGGCTTTCTGGACTCGCGCTCGTGGTGGCGCTTGCATCAGCGCTCCCGGCGGGCGCCGGCATCGAGCGAACCCGGCACAACCTCACGGCAGCGGGGTCGGGACGGTTTCGCGGCGGCCCGCAGGCAAACCTCTGCACCTTCTGTCATACTCCGCACAACGCCAAGGCCACACGGGCGCTGTGGAATCACGAGCTGCCGGCCCAGACGTACACGCTCTATGAGAGCAGCACCCTCGAAGCCCAGTTGCAGCAGCCGACAGGCAGCTCGCGTCTGTGCCTCAGCTGCCATGACGGCACGATTGCGCTGGGAGCCCTGGTAGAGCATCCGGAGCCTTCCTTGGGGCCGCTCACCGGCCCGGCCGTGCTCGGCACTGATCTTTCCGATGATCATCCGATTTCGTTCGTTTATGACCGAGTGCTGGCGTCGCACCGACAGGGCCTCGCGGATCCGTCGACCTTGGTGGGGGCGGTGAAGATCGATGAGACCGGTCAGATGCAGTGCACCTCATGCCACGACCCGCACTCGGATCGCTATCCGAATTTTCTGGTCACTGACGTTGAGTATTCGCGGCTTTGCGTCACCTGCCATGAGTTGCAGTTCTGGCAAGATTCGGCGCACGCCACCTCGTCCGCCATGACGAAAGGGGCGGCGCCCCTCCCCGGGTGGGGCTTCCTCAAAGTCGCCGAAAACGGTTGCGCGAGTTGCCATCGCACGCATAACGCCGAGCACCCCGTGCGGCTGCTACGATCCACGACTGAGGAAGGGGTGTGCCTGGGGTGCCACAGCACTGGCGCGGCCAGTGGCCTGGTGGCGGAAAAGGATATCGGTGCGGAGTTTCTCAAGCCGAGCACGCACCCGATTGCTGCCTACACTGACGTTCACGATCCGGCCGAGAACCCGCTCGCCATGCCCGTACATGTCGAGTGCGTCGACTGTCACAATCCGCACCAGACTCGCAGGCGCAGCGTGACGGGCATTCTTGCCGGACCGCTCACGGGGGTCTCTGGGGTGGACATCACCGGCGGCGTCCGGCCGCAGGCCAGCTTCGAGTATGAGGTGTGCCTCAAGTGTCATGCCGTCGCCCAATCGCCTTCGCCGGTAGTCTTCCGCGTCGACGACATCACCAATGTGCGACTCAAGATCGATCCGGCAAACCCGTCATTCCACCCCATCGCCGCCGCCGGAAAGAATCCGCTGATCCACGGCCTGCTGCCCGGCATGACGGCTGCGAGCATCATCATGTGTACGAGTTGCCACAACAACAATGCCGCGCCTGGCGGCGGAACGCTGGTGCCGCGCGGGCCGCACGGATCGATCTATGCGCCGATCCTCCAGCGTGAGTACCGCCTCGAAGGCACATCGAGTCCCGAGTCATTCGATCTCTACGCCCTGTGCTACAACTGCCACGACCGCACGGTGCTCTTTCAATCACCCAGCTATCCTACACCGCCGTTGGACAGCGGCGGGGTGCACATCAAACATGTGCAGGAGCAGGGAGCGTCGTGCGCTGTCTGCCACGATGCGCACGGATCACGGAGCAACTTGCACCTGATCAATTTCATGACCTCCGATCGCAGCGGAAATCAGGTGGTGACGGCGTCGAGTGCTGGCCCCATCAAGTACCAGTCCCCCGGTGTCGGCAGCGGGAGTGGGAGCTGTACGTTGACGTGCCACTTCAGTGATCACAATCCGAAAGGCTACGGTACGGCAGCGTTGTCGGCGGGGAGGAAGTCGGCGGTGTTACAAAATAGCGCACCGACCTCGGCTGTTCCCCGCCCGGGCGGGCATGCTGGACATTGAGAAGATTGAGCCTAGGTACCAGCGCAAGGTCTGGTACCGGCGGGAGACGGCGATCAAGCTGGGATCCGCCGCCTCCCGCTCGTATGATCTGACGAATACTACTTCTTCAAGCCTACCAGGTACGACACCACGGCGCCCAGATCTTCGTCACTGAGGTTCGCCTTCGGCATCTTGGATTCCGGCTTCTTCGACTTCGGATCCTTGATGTACTCCTTCAAGTACGCCTCGCCCTTTGCTCCAGCGGCATCAAGTGCGCCACCGTTCTTCGCCATCGGTCCGCCTACGCCGCCGATGCTGTGGCACATCTTGCACTTCTTCTCGTATACTCCGGCGCCATCGGCTGCCCAGGCTACCTGAGAAAGAACCGCGAGAGCGGCGATGCCTAACAAAATCCGCTTCATAATGACCTCCTCCTAGGGGTTAGTGTTGTCTGCCCGTTTCCCATACCCGACACGGGGAAATAGCAAACTGGGCTGACGTGATCAAGATTGGCGATCGAAAATCCAGAGGTGCGCCGAATGGAACCATGCGTGATGTATTGTCACAAGCGACTGGTGAGATCAGTCAACACTTTACCCGCCTCGAAGTACTGTTTCGCCATCTCGCGCGCCGCTTGAGCGTTGGTCTCGTAGTCGGACGCGATGGAGGTGACGGCACGGATCGCGTCGTCGAGCCTTCGTACCGCGTACAGACCTTTGCCGGTGGGCAAGACACGCCCGAAGCCGGTGTCCTGGGTCACGACCGGGCGCCCCGCCGCCAGATAGCAGGCGCCGCGATCGCTGAACCATCCACTCGCCAGGCGTACATTGAGATCCTTGGCGACGGTGAATTCGCCCTTGGAGTGTCGGATGAAGTCCCGATACGTCAATGCATCGCGTGACACCGCAACCGGATCGGTGATCTCCCACCCGTGGTTCCGTAAGACCTCGGCGTCGTCGGGGGTCTTGTCGACGTCCATCGCCACCGTAAACGCTTCGCCGCTGCGTCCCGGAAGTTCGAGGAACGTCATCCATTCCGTTCGCTTGCTCCACGAGTACACCTGACCCTGGAAGTGGACGTCGCGGCGGCGTTCATCCCAGCGTCCGATGGTGGTGAATGGCGCCTGCACATCGGTCGGCAAAGGCGGCCAGAGTTCCACGGCAATCGGCTGGCGTGTTGCCTGCCAGGTGAAGCGGTCGGTGGGGATGGCACAGCCCGGCGAGCCGATGTTCTCGCCGAAGGTGAAGTGCAGATCGTGCTCCGCCAGCAACTCGCACAAGGCCGGATCACCTTCCGCCACACGGATCTGCGTGAAGGCTGGATCGATATCGACGAAGATCTTTACCTGCTTCCGGCGTCGCGGTACGCGGTTGACCGGCGCGAGTGTGATCACCGCGCGGGCATCGCTCAGGAGCGCATCCGTTTCGGCACGGCTAAGGCCAGAATACCGGTCCTGGCCTGTATCCCAGAACACCCACCGATCACCGAATCCGAAGCGCTGGAAGAAATCCGCCGCGAACGCGATGCCGGCATCCGGCAGGACGCGCATGTTGCCGGTGAGCGGATCGAAGCAGTCGCCGTAATAGGCGGTGTCCTCATAGAAGTACGGGTCAAATCCGATGGCGCGCAACCCGAGCAGATAGTGCAAGACCTGCCAGGCGTAGCCGCCGAGCGGACACCGCACCAGATAGCCGGCGAGAACGATCTTGTCTGCGTGTCTCACAGCCCCGCCAGTAGCGCCAAGCGGCTGAGCACGCGGCGGGCATCCAGGTGCTCGCGGGCGAAGGCGCGTGCGGCAGCGGCATGGCCCGCGTAATCGTGCTCGACCGTCTCAAGCGCCTCGGCTGCGGTCTCGAGGTCGGTGAAGGTCAGCAGTCCCATGCCCGTCGGCACATACGAACCGATGCCGGTGTCCTGCATGATCACCGGACGCCCGGCGGCGAGATAACAGGCGCTTCGGTCGCTGAACCACCCGGTGCGGCCGGCGGCATAGCCGTGTTTGACCACGGTGAACTCACCGCGCGAGCCGCAGAGGTACCCGCGGTACGCATCTGGTGTGGCGCAGTGCTCTCGTGGTGTGACCAGGCGCCAGCCGTTTCCTTCCAGCTTGCCGTAGTCGGGCTCGGTGGGATGAATCGCGAGGCATAGTTCCAAGGGAACCGACACCCGGCGCGGGAGCTCGATGAGACGCATGAACTCCTCCGCCTTCTGACCGTACCACTCGCCTTTCCACTCCACGGGACTGTATCCCCGCCAGTCGGCCACGGTGGTGTACGCTGGACCCGCGGGCGCCGTCGTGGCCCACTCGTCGAGCACGACAGGAGGTAGAGTTGTCTGCCAGCGGATGCCACAGGTTGGCAGCGGACAGTCCGGCGCGCCCAGATTCAACCCGACGGTGACGTGCACGTCGTGACCCGGCAGGTTCATGTCCACACCGTACTGCTCCTGCCAGATCTGAACGAAGCCTGGGTCGAGATCCAAATACATCCGGCGGCGCACCGCGCCGAGGACGGAGGTGAGGTGGAAGCGCCCAGAGCCGTTGATCAGTAGATCAGTGTCGCGCGCCAGGGTCTCGACCTCCGAGCGTGTCAAGCCGACAGAGCCGGCGCCCTCCCATTCCAGCAGGGCGGCGTGATCGATGAGGTTGAAGCGCTCCATCACGTGGCGGAAAAAGCGGGCGTTCGCCGAAGTGCCGAACGGTGCCGGCTTCCAGTCGTCGTCGACGCACTGTTTCGCATCGATATGCTCGACGTAGTAGGTGTCAAAGCCGAGCTGCCGGAATCCGAGGACGTACTGCAAAAACGCCCAGGCGTTGCCGGCACCCCCCAGCGGATGGGACGCGATCGCGCCGGTGATCATGATCCGCTTGGCCATTGTGTCCTTGTTTTTCTGCTCTTTTCCCTCGTCCTCTGGGAGAGGGCCAGGGTGAGGAGGCGATTAGACGCCGGCATCATTCAAGAGTCGTTGTAGCACCAGGTTAGCAGTAAACTCCCGTTGCGCGACGGCACGCGCCGCTTCGCAATGGTGCCGATAGCTGGTTTCAATGTTCTCGATGGCGGCAACGGCTTCGTCGATGGTGCTGAAGGCGAACAGGCCCTCGCCCGTCGGATAGTAGTTTTTGAAGCCGGTATCTTGCACCACCACCGGTTTGCCGAGCGCGAGGTAGGCGGCGCTACGCGTACTGAACCAACCGCTGCGCGAGGCGACGTACGCGTTCTTCGCGATGCTCCACTCACCCCGCGAGCTGCGGAGGTAATTGCGGTAGGCGTCGAGGGTCGAGGATTGCTCGTAGGCATCGATGATCTGCCAGCCGCGCCGGTGCAGTTGGTCGCGTGGGGCGGCACCGGAGAGCGCGATCTGCAGCGGTACGGACACGCGCGAGGGGAGGTCGATGAACTTCATGAACTCGACGTCCTTACCGCCGTAGGTGATGCCGGAGAGGTTCGGCAACGTCACGTCGGTTTTCCACGACATCACGGTGGTGTAGTGGCGCGCGTTGGCGTCGAACGCGAACGGCCAATCCTCCAGCACAATCGGCTGTCGGGTCGGTATCCAGTCGAGGCCACAGCTGGGGATGGCGCAACTCGGATCGTTGACGTTCTCGGCGAAGGTGAAAAAGCAATTGTGGGCGCGAATGAGCCCCACGGAATACGCCTGGTCGTCGGTTGCCGTCCCTTGCTCGACCGCGAGAAGTTTTGCCTGGCTGTAGCAGGGATCGCTGTCCAGGTACGCGATCCGGCGTGCGCCCCGATAGGCGTCGCGCAGCCAGCAGGCGCCGGACAGGTTCAGGAAGAGGTCCGCGCCCGAGCAGAAGCGCTCAACTTGCGCCAGTGTTGCGCCGTGGTACGTACCGTCCGGGGCGCGCAGCGACCAGCGCTCACGCATGTCTTCTCCGGCGCGGGCCAGAGTCGCTGCCAGATGGGCGACGTTGAAGCGCACATTATCGGTGAAGGTATTGGCGCGCGGGTCGTAGAGCCACTGCCCGGTATCCTCGAGGTAGAACACCTCGTGCCCGAGCCGGCGAAAGCCGCTGATGTAGGCAAGGTAGTCCCAACCGACACCGCCCAGGGGATAGCTCGCGATCAGCCCGGTCACGACGATCTTCATGCCGCTTCCTTTGTGACCAGACGCTTCCCTCCTGTCAATCGAGACTGTCGATAAATGACCGGCCGCTGGTTTCGTATACCGTATTTTCCGCGTGCTTCCGTAGCGGCGCAGCATGCTGCGCCCCTACATTCAAAGAAAAGCGACAGACTGAATCGCGGGAAGCCGATATATATGCAGCGGGCCGCTTGCGGGTCACGCATGCTGGGGCCGGCACCCGCCGAAGACGGCCAGCTCAAACACCTTGAAGTAGCAGTCGACGTCTTCAAAGCCGCAGTTCCGCAGCCACTCGCACTGCGACTCGACGGGCGCCAGGATGTTGGCGGCCTTGTCCGGCCGGTGGACGAATTCCTCGGCGACTTGTGCACGGGTCCTCTCCGAGCCCTGCTGCGCCTGGAAGGTGTGCAGCGAATCGATCATGAGATCGTCGGCGATCGTTCCAAGCCACGCTGTGCGGGAGGCCACGTGCTCCACGTTGATGAACATGCCACCCGGCGCCAGCACGGCGAAAATCTCCCGGTACAATTCGCGCTTGCGTTGATCCGGCAGGTGATGGATGGCGTAGCC
Coding sequences:
- a CDS encoding c(7)-type cytochrome triheme domain-containing protein, whose product is VAIGLILTLVACAPEMRYRVLSTVVDGLPSYEEWLNPKPEEREKPPVEEVHYRQVEAVRKLVKQPSLQQLFTGDRPGIEKLKTWEKVLDALPSSKAGGPDWSAALAKKVIAPLTSLQPGQPGMEELPLDVALKGPMPVTFPHAPHTRWLACDNCHTGIFEMAAGTAEMTMKDITGGKYCGVCHGKVAFETTRCARCHTALEELALDVALKGVMEVKFPHAPHTRWLPCESCHTSIFPMAGGQTTITMADISKGKYCGMCHGTLTFGPKQCARCHMKREEMALDVTLKGDMGVKFPHAPHTRWLPCEGCHTKIFPMAGGQTTITMDDISKGKYCGHCHGSIAFGTTDCARCHIKREEMALDVALKGDMGVKFPHAPHTRWLPCESCHTKIFPMAGGQTTITMADFSRGKYCGACHGRVVFGTAECGRCHEPREELALDVSLKGVMPVTFPHAPHTRWLPCESCHTKIFPMAAGTTEITMDALSKGKYCGSCHGTLAFALSECARCHPEMAQ
- a CDS encoding cytochrome c3 family protein, with the translated sequence MNGRARSIVRLTLVVLLMGGAVLCRTDVAVGQAVLGDVPLKRTGTDSPGGRPTAVFPHWRHRLFFTCNVCHPAIFPMKGGETAVTMDDVQEGRFCGLCHNGKIAWGVSISACARCHTRQ
- a CDS encoding 6-bladed beta-propeller, producing the protein MRQKRFAHWAGAMGGAVGVCTLTLFAGCDRLHPQPNAAASRPHVAWPAPPERERIELVQIFRAPSEIGIQRPFWRRLGDLVTGGREAHLVRPAGVAAANNMIAVADAGGGAVHLYDLERHRFHALSACGEARLREPVAVAFLNDRLYVADAGTARLDVFDLEGECAGGWKLDEGSRPAGLVADAARGRLYVANPSAHQVLAFDATGAVVARIGHRGTGPGEFNYPGWLALDARGRLYVTDALNFRIQIFEPDGTLVSTFGHLGDGTGDFARPKGVGIDRDGHIYVVDALFDAVQIFDTHGNYLLGFGRHGTREGQFWLPSGLTIDGDRIYVVDSYNQRVQVFRYLGGGE
- a CDS encoding cytochrome c3 family protein; this translates as MNSRVRLSGLALVVALASALPAGAGIERTRHNLTAAGSGRFRGGPQANLCTFCHTPHNAKATRALWNHELPAQTYTLYESSTLEAQLQQPTGSSRLCLSCHDGTIALGALVEHPEPSLGPLTGPAVLGTDLSDDHPISFVYDRVLASHRQGLADPSTLVGAVKIDETGQMQCTSCHDPHSDRYPNFLVTDVEYSRLCVTCHELQFWQDSAHATSSAMTKGAAPLPGWGFLKVAENGCASCHRTHNAEHPVRLLRSTTEEGVCLGCHSTGAASGLVAEKDIGAEFLKPSTHPIAAYTDVHDPAENPLAMPVHVECVDCHNPHQTRRRSVTGILAGPLTGVSGVDITGGVRPQASFEYEVCLKCHAVAQSPSPVVFRVDDITNVRLKIDPANPSFHPIAAAGKNPLIHGLLPGMTAASIIMCTSCHNNNAAPGGGTLVPRGPHGSIYAPILQREYRLEGTSSPESFDLYALCYNCHDRTVLFQSPSYPTPPLDSGGVHIKHVQEQGASCAVCHDAHGSRSNLHLINFMTSDRSGNQVVTASSAGPIKYQSPGVGSGSGSCTLTCHFSDHNPKGYGTAALSAGRKSAVLQNSAPTSAVPRPGGHAGH
- a CDS encoding cytochrome c, which produces MKRILLGIAALAVLSQVAWAADGAGVYEKKCKMCHSIGGVGGPMAKNGGALDAAGAKGEAYLKEYIKDPKSKKPESKMPKANLSDEDLGAVVSYLVGLKK
- a CDS encoding glycosyltransferase, giving the protein MKIVVTGLIASYPLGGVGWDYLAYISGFRRLGHEVFYLEDTGQWLYDPRANTFTDNVRFNVAHLAATLARAGEDMRERWSLRAPDGTYHGATLAQVERFCSGADLFLNLSGACWLRDAYRGARRIAYLDSDPCYSQAKLLAVEQGTATDDQAYSVGLIRAHNCFFTFAENVNDPSCAIPSCGLDWIPTRQPIVLEDWPFAFDANARHYTTVMSWKTDVTLPNLSGITYGGKDVEFMKFIDLPSRVSVPLQIALSGAAPRDQLHRRGWQIIDAYEQSSTLDAYRNYLRSSRGEWSIAKNAYVASRSGWFSTRSAAYLALGKPVVVQDTGFKNYYPTGEGLFAFSTIDEAVAAIENIETSYRHHCEAARAVAQREFTANLVLQRLLNDAGV
- a CDS encoding class I SAM-dependent methyltransferase; its protein translation is MATERAGAIWKNAALVRTFLDGVRGGIPFAAEQIEAMLRVIEARGLPVTRVADLGCGSGVLAGAILARHPRARCTLVDFSEPMLDEARRQLGNHDPCPDFVVADLGNPEWVRAVVSRTPFDVVVSGYAIHHLPDQRKRELYREIFAVLAPGGMFINVEHVASRTAWLGTIADDLMIDSLHTFQAQQGSERTRAQVAEEFVHRPDKAANILAPVESQCEWLRNCGFEDVDCYFKVFELAVFGGCRPQHA